Proteins from one Cellulosilyticum lentocellum DSM 5427 genomic window:
- a CDS encoding ABC transporter ATP-binding protein, with amino-acid sequence MLQVNHVTKKYGKLIANNDLSFEIGDGEIGILLGPNGAGKSTLIKAIAGLLRFTGEIYIGNELNKTIIAKRKIGYIPEIPCLYPLLTVWEHLEFMARAYKLNDWEEYAEYLLKRFEIMDKKDKLSTELSKGMQQKVSICCGLVHRPEVVIFDEPMVGLDPYAIKELKRLFLELKEDKRTILISTHMIESIEDHWDMAYIMKNGEFIAKRLKDELIGESLEESFFETTIKEE; translated from the coding sequence ATTTTACAGGTTAATCATGTCACGAAAAAATACGGGAAACTTATTGCTAATAATGATTTAAGTTTTGAGATTGGTGATGGAGAGATTGGCATTCTATTAGGGCCTAATGGCGCAGGAAAATCTACACTTATTAAAGCAATTGCAGGATTACTAAGATTTACGGGCGAAATTTACATAGGAAATGAATTAAATAAAACCATTATAGCAAAAAGAAAAATAGGTTATATTCCAGAAATTCCATGTTTATATCCTCTTTTAACGGTGTGGGAGCACTTGGAGTTTATGGCAAGAGCATATAAACTTAATGATTGGGAAGAGTATGCAGAGTATTTATTAAAGCGTTTTGAGATAATGGATAAAAAGGATAAACTAAGCACGGAATTATCTAAAGGTATGCAGCAAAAAGTGAGCATATGTTGTGGTTTAGTACATAGACCAGAGGTGGTGATTTTTGATGAGCCTATGGTAGGATTAGATCCATATGCAATTAAAGAATTAAAACGACTCTTTTTAGAACTAAAGGAGGATAAAAGAACAATACTTATAAGCACACATATGATAGAAAGTATAGAAGACCATTGGGATATGGCTTATATAATGAAGAATGGTGAGTTTATAGCTAAAAGGCTAAAGGATGAATTAATTGGTGAGAGTTTAGAAGAGAGCTTTTTTGAAACCACTATAAAAGAGGAGTGA